Proteins found in one Quercus robur chromosome 2, dhQueRobu3.1, whole genome shotgun sequence genomic segment:
- the LOC126713234 gene encoding uncharacterized protein LOC126713234 isoform X1, which translates to MFWFRLNLEHLMDLMPYLRCDVIYYGWRKGVLMMGNVHWQKLVNTVILSNTWRGHHHNKHTREPWPLDGMEFETLKEQHAKRKIQDLEIDYEDLINLQREAGNIPYEEVDPATYDSVVMDTDAADQKEKKLPLLILGGSWGRLIFSPVSRGRQVTIDVCRSTKQYGSEDSFEHVV; encoded by the exons ATGTTCTG GTTTCGGTTGAACCTGGAACACCTCATGGATTTAATGCCATATCTCAGATGTGATGTCATATATTATGGATGGAGAAAAGG TGTCCTCATGATGGGCAATGTCCATTGGCAAAAACTAGTAAATACTGTCATTTTGTCCAACACTTGGAGAGGACATCATCACAACAAGCATACAAG GGAACCTTGGCCCCTTGATGGAATGGAATTTGAGACATTGAAGGAGCaacatgcaaaaagaaaaatccaagatCTTGAAATTGACTACG AGGACCTAATTAATTTACAACGAGAAGCTGGTAATATTCCATACGAAGAAGTGGATCCAGCTACCTATGATTCTGTTGTAATGGATACTGATGCTGCTGACCAGAAGGAGAAGAAACTACCTCTGCTGATCTTGGGGGGTAGTTGGGGTAGGCTTATTTTTTCACCTGTTAGTCGGGGCAGGCAGGTCACAATTGATGTTTGTCGATCGACCAAACAATATGGCTCGGAGGATTCGTTTGAGCATGTGGTGTGA
- the LOC126713233 gene encoding short-chain dehydrogenase TIC 32 A, chloroplastic, with the protein MLETVKYLIGSAGASGYGSKSTAEQITESCGDLSSITAIITGATSGIGAETALVLAKRGARLVLPARSLKAAEEAKARIVSECPESEIFVMSLDLSSLTSVRNFVSEFESLDLPLSLLINNAGKFTHEHAISEDGVEMTFATNYLGHFLLTKLLLNRLIETAKKTGVQGRIVNVSSSIHGWFSGDLIRYLGLITRDKSHYDATRAYALSKLANVLHTKELAWRLKQMEANVTVNCVHPGIVRTRLTREREGFVTDLVFFLASKLLKTIPQAAATSCYVATHPRLLNVSGKYFADCNEATTSKLGSNSSEAVRLWSASEIMVSRDPKAVFNPLNALF; encoded by the exons atgcttGAGACCGTGAAGTACCTAATCGGCTCAGCCGGTGCTAGTGGCTACGGCTCAAAGTCCACGGCCGAGCAAATCACCGAAAGCTGTGGCGATCTGAGCTCCATCACAGCCATCATCACAG GGGCTACGTCGGGGATCGGAGCCGAGACAGCTCTGGTTTTAGCCAAGCGAGGAGCCAGACTGGTTCTTCCGGCTAGGAGCCTCAAGGCCGCTGAAGAAGCTAAAGCTCGTATCGTGTCGGAGTGTCCCGAGTCCGAGATTTTTGTCATGTCGCTCGACCTTAGCTCTCTCACTTCTGTCCGAAATTTCGTCTCCGAGTTCGAGTCCCTCGATTTGCCTCTCAGTCTTCTCAT AAACAACGCGGGCAAGTTTACTCACGAGCATGCAATCTCTGAAGACGGAGTAGAAATGACCTTTGCCACTAATTATTTAG GTCATTTTCTGTTGACGAAGCTGTTGCTGAATAGGCTGATCGAAACGGCAAAGAAGACCGGCGTTCAAGGCCGAATCGTGAACGTGTCGTCGAGCATTCACGGCTGGTTTTCCGGTGACTTAATCCGATATCTCGGTCTGATAACCCGAGACAAAAG CCATTATGATGCAACACGTGCTTATGCACTTTCGAAGCTCGCCAACGTTTTGCACACCAAGGAACTTGCTTGGAGGCTTAAG CAAATGGAGGCCAACGTGACTGTGAATTGTGTTCATCCAGGAATAGTGAGAACCAGACTCACCAGAGAACGTGAAGGCTTTGTCACAG ATTTGGTTTTCTTCTTGGCTTCCAAGCTCTTGAAGACAATTCCTCAG gCTGCTGCTACCTCGTGTTACGTTGCCACTCATCCAAGACTGTTAAATGTGTCCGGAAAGTACTTTGCCGATTGCAATGAAGCTACAACGTCAAAATTGGGATCCAACTCATCCGAAGCTGTACGATTATGGTCTGCTTCTGAAATCATGGTTTCTAGAGACCCAAAAGCAGTGTTTAATCCACTCAACGCCTTGttttga
- the LOC126713234 gene encoding uncharacterized protein LOC126713234 isoform X2 — protein sequence MQHAGWSLIQGMKNLPLTRSYGSIKALTKSINKSERGHGLENASYMLGEIPSLKDRITIVCQLWDLSRDVLVSVEPGTPHGFNAISQM from the exons ATGCAGCATGCTGGCTGGAGCCTTATACAAG GTATGAAGAACCTGCCACTTACTCGTAGTTATGGTAGCATTAAGGCACTTACTAAAAGCATCAATAAGTCAGAGAGAGGACATGGTCTTGAGAATGCT TCCTACATGCTTGGAGAGATACCATCACTGAAGGACAGAATCACTATAGTATGCCAGCTTTGGGATCTTTCACGGGATGTTCTG GTTTCGGTTGAACCTGGAACACCTCATGGATTTAATGCCATATCTCAGATGTGA